A region from the Candidatus Electrothrix scaldis genome encodes:
- a CDS encoding adenylate/guanylate cyclase domain-containing protein produces the protein MLKLEEAQLDSISEVFYRILRGEQPDPISLPPDQPEDEYAQVISYLNRFVDEYNGLSGFMYSLSRGELDSAAPAGKMRVLQSVKNLQASLRHLTWKTQRIATGDFRHRIDFMGDFSAAFNSMTQQLQQAFADLEEANQLIRQTFGRYLSDEIVQEILGTPNGMKLGGVQQVVTIMMVDILGFTAICERLSAEEVVSMLNQYFDAMTDIILRYQGTIDEFLGDGILAMFGAPIQREDDAQRALACALEMQLAMEEVNRRNREKGFPEIEIGIGVHTGEVIVGNLGSHKRTKYGLVGHNVNLTSRIESYAVGGQVLISDDTRKACGDCLRIKHAQEVMPKGVKDPITIYEVSGIDGDFNIFLPQKSMGELTMLSPPIPIEFTLLEGKHVGATLYAGKIVKLGEAKAEIEAECVCQPLTNLKVSVLDGKRSCSTKNTYAKITEICSHTPPTFLVAFTSLPPEAKSFFQQALYG, from the coding sequence ATGCTGAAATTAGAGGAAGCGCAGCTGGATAGTATCTCAGAAGTTTTTTATCGGATATTACGAGGAGAGCAGCCTGATCCGATTTCCTTACCTCCAGACCAGCCTGAGGATGAATATGCCCAGGTTATTAGCTATCTCAATAGATTCGTTGACGAATACAATGGGTTGTCTGGTTTTATGTATTCCCTTTCCCGGGGAGAGCTAGACTCTGCGGCACCGGCTGGAAAAATGCGGGTCTTGCAGTCTGTGAAGAATCTTCAGGCCAGCTTGCGGCATCTTACCTGGAAAACACAGCGGATCGCTACAGGTGACTTCAGGCACCGTATAGATTTTATGGGAGACTTCTCTGCCGCTTTTAATTCCATGACCCAGCAGTTGCAGCAGGCCTTTGCCGATCTGGAGGAGGCGAATCAGCTGATCCGGCAGACTTTTGGCCGCTATCTTTCAGATGAAATTGTCCAGGAGATTCTCGGGACACCCAATGGTATGAAATTGGGAGGCGTGCAGCAGGTTGTTACCATCATGATGGTGGATATACTCGGCTTTACGGCGATCTGTGAGCGGCTGTCAGCTGAAGAGGTTGTGAGCATGCTCAATCAGTATTTCGATGCCATGACCGACATTATTCTTCGCTATCAGGGCACGATTGATGAGTTTCTCGGCGACGGAATACTGGCGATGTTCGGCGCGCCGATCCAGCGTGAAGACGATGCCCAACGGGCATTGGCCTGTGCATTGGAAATGCAGTTGGCAATGGAGGAGGTCAATAGGCGCAACCGGGAAAAAGGATTCCCGGAAATTGAGATTGGTATCGGGGTTCATACAGGAGAGGTTATTGTTGGTAATCTGGGTTCCCATAAACGGACCAAATATGGTCTTGTCGGGCACAACGTCAACCTGACTTCACGCATAGAATCCTACGCAGTCGGTGGGCAGGTGTTGATTTCCGATGATACTCGCAAGGCTTGTGGGGATTGTCTGCGGATCAAACACGCGCAGGAGGTTATGCCGAAAGGAGTCAAAGATCCGATTACCATCTATGAAGTCAGCGGTATTGATGGTGACTTTAATATCTTTCTCCCGCAAAAGTCGATGGGCGAGTTGACCATGCTTTCTCCGCCCATACCCATAGAATTTACCCTCCTGGAAGGAAAACATGTTGGGGCTACGTTATATGCCGGAAAAATCGTCAAGCTGGGCGAGGCCAAGGCTGAAATTGAAGCGGAATGTGTCTGTCAGCCCTTAACCAACCTGAAAGTTTCTGTGCTGGATGGAAAACGCAGTTGTAGCACAAAGAATACCTATGCCAAGATAACCGAGATCTGCTCGCATACGCCGCCGACCTTTCTGGTGGCCTTTACTTCTCTTCCGCCGGAAGCGAAGTCCTTTTTTCAGCAGGCATTATACGGGTGA
- a CDS encoding DUF3418 domain-containing protein translates to MQLNYPTQLPITDRKDEIVQAIRDNQVIVIAGDTGSGKTTQLPKMCLEAGRAGEGTMIGCTQPRRIAALSVTERVQEELGQVRTVGSKIRFQDRTGPKTRIKFMTDGILLAETQGDRDLRAYDTLIIDEAHERSLNIDFLLGYLHQLLARRKDLKLIIASATIDTEKFSRHFNDAPIIQVEGRTYPVRVEYCPPDSEDDESSQDIDQLVADQIVRLMERRGGDILAFLPTERDILDTVALLRKELADRALILPLFGRLQGGEQRRIFRSAHQRKIIVATNVAETSITVPGIECVVDTGLARIAHYNVRAGTTHLPVTRIARASCDQRAGRCGRVGPGRCIRLYSEEDYLARDEFTLPEIQRSNLAEVILQMLSLRLPEPRSFPFIDPPAPRAVNDGFRILRELGAIDSEHRLTKRGQIMARLPLDPRISRMIIEGAELGVLRETTIIAAALAIQDPRVQPPDKLEKARQAHRAFNYPGSDVLTLVNMWDACRGEALPSPGSSDDEQSRRDDKGQTREAAPTPSAGQLRRFCQANFCSWQRMREWFDIHEQILRILKQHKEFDSALKRMGDWHKDEEVGARHAVPLPESQNRRGEPLCSPQPFEKKGQAQGPAPTAPALVHQALTAGFLRNIALRKEKNTYQISGNREAMLFPGSGLYNKGGQWIVAADFVHTSQLFARMAATIEVDWLERLGGDLCKRSYSDPHWQKKSGQVIALEKVSLFGLVIAADRRVNYGRISKKTALEAKEIFIREALIPGELKGKYPFLEHNLALARQQEELEERLRRRGIMIDEQVLYEFYDQRLELVYDRFTLNRFLSRKRKQSKPGEEADGFLRMTAEDLCQSQPESDDLYRFPKTLTTPQGELRLSYTFHPGQDDDGVTVDIPVSCCPALSPNLFEWLVPGLLEDKVTALLKGLPKRLRKLFVPLPDTAALLMDGLDLYQGSLYPALERLLLRHFQVRVTRADWQLENLPLHLRMRFRLCDEQGKALYYSRDFHKLAQHCGSMRQTMQGGEARKVEDLPEKKNIQVWDFAVAPRPLPARDEHNRVTGLYYPALFLGLSKGQEQQLCLRYIADPEQAVQENRKGLRFLYGQYFSKEFKAVAKECKAAVAGHTASWLSLGMKAGAGETKDLLLNCIVDSLFQISGDLPNKTGFEQILDDLREQGVTRLAREQLNQVLDLLAERRKTQVALTQSKQRAGKSRSADQARFAEYEDLLERLVPSDFLTRLSPAEAGDRKRYLQALAKRVERAEHSPQKDADKAERVRPFAEQLRQLERKEAEQKAGGSIALPCREAVARYRRMVEEFRISVFAPEIGTAQPVSEKRLKEQWQLVEESCRRVE, encoded by the coding sequence ATGCAGCTTAACTACCCTACGCAGCTTCCCATCACCGACCGCAAGGACGAGATCGTTCAGGCCATTCGGGATAATCAGGTCATCGTTATTGCAGGCGATACCGGCTCCGGTAAGACAACTCAGCTCCCCAAGATGTGCCTGGAGGCAGGTCGGGCAGGGGAGGGGACCATGATCGGCTGTACCCAGCCCCGCCGCATTGCCGCCCTGTCAGTCACCGAGCGGGTACAGGAGGAGCTGGGGCAGGTCCGGACGGTGGGGTCCAAGATTCGCTTTCAGGATCGCACCGGCCCGAAAACCCGGATCAAGTTCATGACCGACGGGATACTCCTGGCAGAGACTCAGGGCGACCGCGACCTGCGCGCCTACGACACCCTGATCATTGACGAGGCCCATGAGCGCAGCCTGAATATCGATTTCCTGCTCGGCTATCTCCATCAATTGCTCGCCCGTCGCAAAGACCTGAAGCTGATCATTGCCTCGGCCACCATTGATACCGAGAAGTTCAGCAGGCATTTCAATGATGCCCCGATTATCCAGGTGGAAGGCCGCACCTATCCGGTCAGGGTGGAATACTGCCCCCCGGACAGCGAGGACGATGAAAGCAGTCAGGATATTGACCAGTTGGTCGCTGATCAGATTGTCAGACTTATGGAGCGGCGCGGTGGGGATATCCTGGCCTTTCTCCCCACAGAGCGGGACATCCTGGATACGGTGGCCCTGCTGCGTAAGGAGCTGGCTGACCGGGCCCTGATCCTGCCCCTGTTCGGACGGCTCCAGGGCGGGGAGCAGCGGCGCATCTTCCGTTCTGCCCATCAGCGCAAGATTATTGTGGCCACCAATGTGGCAGAGACCTCCATCACGGTGCCGGGCATCGAATGCGTGGTGGATACTGGCCTGGCGCGGATCGCCCATTATAATGTGCGGGCCGGTACCACCCATCTGCCTGTGACCCGCATTGCCAGGGCGAGCTGCGATCAGCGAGCCGGGCGTTGCGGTCGGGTCGGACCAGGGCGTTGTATCCGCCTCTACAGCGAGGAGGATTACCTTGCCCGTGATGAATTCACCCTGCCCGAGATCCAGCGTTCCAATCTGGCCGAGGTTATCTTGCAGATGCTCAGCCTGCGTCTGCCCGAACCGCGCAGCTTCCCCTTTATTGATCCGCCAGCACCCAGGGCGGTCAATGATGGCTTTCGTATTCTGCGGGAGCTGGGTGCCATTGACAGCGAGCACCGGCTCACCAAGCGGGGGCAGATCATGGCCCGCTTGCCCCTGGACCCGCGTATCTCCCGGATGATTATCGAAGGCGCGGAACTGGGCGTGCTCCGGGAAACCACGATCATTGCCGCAGCCCTGGCGATTCAGGACCCCCGTGTCCAGCCGCCGGATAAGCTGGAAAAGGCCCGGCAGGCCCACCGCGCCTTTAACTATCCTGGTTCGGATGTGCTGACCTTGGTGAATATGTGGGATGCCTGTCGAGGTGAAGCCCTGCCTTCGCCCGGTTCGTCTGATGACGAGCAGAGCCGCCGGGATGATAAAGGGCAGACACGGGAAGCTGCCCCTACACCATCAGCCGGTCAGTTGCGCCGTTTTTGCCAGGCTAATTTCTGCTCCTGGCAGCGGATGCGGGAATGGTTTGATATTCATGAGCAGATCCTCCGTATCCTCAAGCAGCATAAGGAGTTTGACAGTGCCCTCAAGCGCATGGGTGATTGGCACAAGGACGAAGAAGTAGGGGCACGGCATGCCGTGCCCCTACCGGAATCGCAGAATCGTAGGGGCGAACCCCTGTGTTCGCCCCAACCGTTTGAGAAGAAAGGGCAGGCACAGGGACCTGCCCCTACGGCCCCGGCCCTGGTTCATCAGGCCCTGACCGCAGGATTCCTGCGCAACATTGCCCTGCGCAAGGAAAAGAATACCTACCAGATCTCCGGCAACCGGGAGGCCATGCTCTTTCCCGGTTCCGGCCTCTATAATAAGGGAGGACAGTGGATCGTGGCAGCGGACTTTGTCCACACCTCGCAGCTCTTTGCCCGCATGGCCGCCACGATTGAGGTGGACTGGTTGGAACGCCTGGGCGGAGATCTCTGCAAACGGTCGTACTCGGACCCGCATTGGCAGAAAAAGTCCGGGCAGGTCATTGCCCTGGAAAAGGTCTCCCTGTTCGGTTTGGTCATTGCTGCGGATCGGCGGGTGAATTACGGGCGCATCAGCAAGAAGACAGCCCTGGAGGCCAAGGAGATCTTTATCCGGGAGGCCCTGATCCCAGGTGAACTCAAGGGGAAGTATCCCTTTCTTGAGCATAATCTGGCCCTGGCTCGGCAACAGGAAGAACTGGAGGAACGCCTGCGCAGGCGCGGCATCATGATTGATGAGCAGGTGCTGTACGAGTTCTATGATCAGCGGCTGGAATTGGTCTATGACCGCTTCACCCTGAACCGCTTTTTGAGCAGGAAGCGAAAACAGAGCAAACCCGGCGAAGAAGCAGACGGCTTTCTCAGGATGACAGCAGAGGATCTTTGCCAAAGCCAACCGGAAAGCGACGATCTGTACCGCTTCCCGAAGACCCTGACCACACCTCAGGGCGAGTTGCGTCTTTCTTATACCTTCCACCCTGGTCAGGATGACGACGGCGTGACTGTGGATATCCCGGTCTCCTGCTGTCCGGCCCTGTCACCGAATCTCTTTGAGTGGCTGGTGCCCGGTCTGCTGGAAGACAAGGTGACGGCCCTGCTCAAGGGCCTACCTAAACGCCTGCGCAAGCTCTTTGTCCCTTTGCCGGACACGGCAGCCCTGCTCATGGACGGTCTGGATCTCTACCAAGGTTCCCTGTACCCGGCCCTGGAGCGTCTTCTTCTCCGTCATTTTCAGGTCAGGGTGACACGGGCGGACTGGCAACTAGAGAATCTCCCTCTCCACCTGCGCATGCGTTTCCGCCTCTGCGACGAGCAGGGAAAGGCCCTGTATTACTCCCGTGATTTCCATAAGCTTGCTCAGCATTGCGGCTCAATGCGGCAGACAATGCAGGGAGGGGAGGCGCGTAAGGTCGAAGATCTGCCAGAAAAAAAGAATATCCAGGTCTGGGATTTTGCCGTGGCTCCGCGCCCTCTGCCTGCACGGGACGAGCATAACCGGGTCACGGGCCTCTACTATCCGGCCTTGTTCCTGGGGTTGAGCAAGGGGCAGGAACAGCAGCTTTGCCTGAGATATATTGCCGACCCTGAGCAGGCGGTTCAAGAAAACAGAAAGGGGCTTCGTTTCCTCTATGGGCAGTATTTCAGTAAGGAATTTAAGGCGGTTGCCAAAGAATGCAAAGCAGCTGTGGCCGGGCATACTGCCTCCTGGCTCTCTCTTGGGATGAAGGCCGGTGCCGGAGAAACCAAGGACCTGTTGCTCAACTGTATTGTGGACAGCCTGTTTCAGATTAGCGGGGATCTGCCGAACAAGACCGGCTTTGAGCAGATCCTTGACGATCTCCGGGAGCAGGGAGTGACCCGACTGGCACGGGAGCAGCTCAATCAGGTGCTGGATTTGCTGGCGGAACGCCGCAAGACCCAGGTTGCTCTGACGCAAAGTAAACAACGGGCCGGGAAGAGCCGGAGTGCGGATCAGGCCCGCTTTGCCGAGTATGAGGACTTACTTGAGAGGCTTGTTCCTTCAGATTTCCTTACTCGTCTTTCTCCGGCAGAGGCCGGTGACCGAAAGCGGTACCTTCAGGCCCTGGCCAAGCGGGTTGAGCGGGCCGAACATAGCCCGCAGAAGGATGCGGATAAGGCCGAACGGGTCCGGCCCTTTGCCGAGCAGTTGCGTCAGCTGGAGAGGAAAGAGGCGGAACAGAAAGCAGGTGGCAGCATTGCCCTTCCTTGTCGGGAGGCGGTTGCCCGCTATCGCCGCATGGTGGAGGAGTTCCGTATCTCGGTCTTTGCTCCGGAAATCGGCACGGCCCAGCCGGTCTCTGAGAAACGGTTGAAGGAGCAATGGCAGCTGGTGGAGGAGAGTTGTCGGCGGGTGGAGTGA
- a CDS encoding tetratricopeptide repeat protein produces MINNSISFGTGDINIAQGDGAIACCIPEPLQVPHQLSSLNAHFVGREEELALLIESLRPGKVITICGPGGIGKTALAAQAVHKLEAGRFPDGIIFYSFYHQPETAHALHHIARSLNIEPEPNLEAAVQSALAGRRMLLILDGTEDAEDLQAILNLRGSCGVLITSRKRTDAQTLRLDLSPLRNTEAAAVFRGYSGAKADDESVQGICKILGGWPVALRLAGRYLESTGESPADYLHWLNMEPLKELGDSEHQEENVSLLLQRSVAQVSDDARLTLGLAGCLAFAPIASEPVSAIFECNELRGREALNDLVNYGMMERKEERWQISHALIYAYVRIELNLSRDTLERLTGYYIYFCEEQSQAGLEGYACLDKERAHCLHLTESCLNSGLLDEVQALARAIITYLDRQGHWAEKLTIISLRLNAARSKGDRRDESWCLNELGETCWKLGDYARALEYYKQSLLIHREWGNRQGESLTLNNIGLIYDIQCNYEQALQCYKQSLMMQREASDRVGEGTTLNNMAMVYMKIGDYETALTYLQQSLPISMESSDKIGESAALTNIAAIYRTQGNRSSALEYLEQGLAIRRELGDRAGEAQSCWNLGLTYEDMSNLEQAEEYIALAVQIAKMIGHPLLDEWREGLARVRAARRETEKREAP; encoded by the coding sequence ATGATAAACAATTCCATTTCCTTCGGCACGGGAGACATCAATATTGCGCAAGGCGATGGTGCTATTGCTTGCTGCATTCCTGAACCTCTTCAGGTGCCACACCAACTTTCTTCGCTTAATGCCCACTTTGTCGGTCGGGAAGAAGAGCTTGCCCTGCTCATTGAGTCGTTGCGTCCCGGCAAGGTTATAACCATCTGCGGGCCGGGAGGTATTGGCAAAACTGCATTGGCGGCTCAAGCTGTACATAAACTTGAGGCGGGACGCTTCCCGGATGGCATTATCTTTTATAGTTTTTACCATCAACCCGAGACTGCACATGCCTTACATCATATTGCCCGGTCTTTGAATATTGAACCTGAACCGAACTTGGAAGCTGCTGTGCAGAGTGCCTTGGCAGGCAGAAGAATGCTGCTTATTTTGGACGGCACAGAGGACGCTGAAGACCTACAAGCTATTTTGAATCTACGCGGTTCCTGCGGTGTATTGATCACAAGTAGAAAGCGGACGGACGCACAGACACTACGGCTTGACCTTAGTCCGTTGAGAAATACTGAAGCAGCAGCAGTCTTTCGGGGATATAGCGGTGCTAAAGCAGATGATGAAAGTGTACAGGGCATCTGCAAGATATTGGGCGGCTGGCCAGTGGCATTGCGACTTGCCGGACGGTATCTTGAAAGCACGGGTGAGAGTCCGGCAGATTACCTACATTGGCTGAATATGGAGCCACTCAAGGAGCTAGGCGACAGTGAGCATCAGGAGGAAAATGTGTCATTGCTGCTGCAGCGCAGTGTGGCTCAGGTGAGCGATGATGCACGACTTACACTGGGCTTGGCAGGCTGCTTGGCTTTTGCGCCGATTGCTTCTGAACCGGTTAGTGCCATTTTTGAGTGCAATGAATTACGAGGTCGCGAGGCATTAAACGACTTGGTCAATTACGGTATGATGGAGCGCAAGGAGGAACGTTGGCAGATAAGCCATGCGTTGATCTATGCCTATGTCCGCATTGAGTTAAATTTGAGCAGGGATACCCTTGAACGGCTTACAGGATATTATATTTATTTCTGCGAGGAACAGAGCCAGGCCGGATTGGAGGGCTATGCCTGCTTGGACAAAGAAAGGGCGCACTGCCTGCATCTCACGGAAAGCTGCTTGAACAGCGGACTACTGGATGAAGTGCAAGCTTTGGCACGAGCAATTATCACTTACTTAGACCGGCAGGGTCATTGGGCAGAGAAACTGACCATCATAAGTCTGAGGTTAAATGCAGCAAGGTCGAAAGGGGATAGACGAGATGAAAGCTGGTGTCTTAATGAATTAGGAGAAACTTGCTGGAAGCTCGGTGATTATGCAAGAGCACTGGAATATTACAAGCAGAGTTTGCTGATTCATCGTGAGTGGGGAAACAGGCAGGGAGAAAGTTTGACCTTGAATAATATCGGTCTCATTTATGATATACAATGCAATTATGAACAGGCGTTGCAATGTTATAAGCAAAGTCTGATGATGCAGCGAGAGGCAAGTGACAGGGTTGGAGAAGGCACAACATTAAATAATATGGCTATGGTTTACATGAAGATAGGCGACTATGAAACAGCGTTGACCTATTTGCAGCAGAGCCTGCCTATCAGCATGGAGAGCAGCGATAAGATCGGTGAAAGCGCAGCCTTAACCAACATAGCCGCAATTTACCGTACTCAAGGCAATAGGTCATCAGCCTTGGAGTATTTAGAACAAGGATTGGCAATCCGACGCGAGCTGGGAGACAGGGCCGGGGAGGCGCAAAGCTGCTGGAACCTTGGTCTCACTTATGAAGATATGAGCAACCTTGAGCAAGCAGAAGAATATATTGCCTTGGCCGTGCAGATTGCAAAAATGATCGGACATCCTTTATTGGACGAATGGCGCGAGGGCTTGGCACGGGTACGGGCAGCGCGGCGTGAAACAGAGAAGCGAGAGGCACCCTAA
- a CDS encoding tetratricopeptide repeat protein, which yields MSDNKIIYGDNFESGGGDQYNLKDQATLIQAKEVHLSSRQPMPPVVPRDLQPLDACFRGRDKELSELMKQLQPGKVAAVCGPGGMGKSALAAQAVNRLEKDRFPDGIVFHSFYGHPETEQALQAVCTAFQVEAKTSLTSTVRQVLSGKKALLILDGTEEAEDLKAVLDLRSTCGVLITSRKRSDAPGSLIEVKRLDELPAAEAFRLYSNTAADETTVQAVCEQLGGWPLALRIAGHYLRSTGESAADYLRWLEKEPLKELGDGEHQEENAALLLRRSVAQVSEDARLALGVAGTLAFAPIAREPVAAVLEDDERRARKALGELVNYGLLETREQRWQVSHALVHTYARTELTLSTEIVKRMAWYYIHFCDIQNNSGLEGYVQLDRERLHYLRLIKTCLNSKLWQEVQGLVLVIQEYLDRQGWWTERLTALKMSLTAAQQTCDRSHEGSCLNDLGYTYELLGKNDLALECFEQSLRIHCEVCNKKGESRVLNNIAGIYRQQGKCKRALQYYKQSLRIAREINDLKTEGATLNNIATVYHKKSCYEQALCYYQQCLSVIRQTRDKKLEGGRLNNIAAIYYAQGNYGKALEYNKQSLAICREVSDLSGEAGASWWIGLSYKNLGDLDKAEECINQAVQIMETIDHPKLETCRKELEQVQAKRQGA from the coding sequence ATGAGCGACAATAAAATCATCTATGGTGATAACTTTGAGAGCGGAGGCGGTGATCAATATAACCTCAAAGACCAAGCCACGCTGATTCAGGCAAAAGAGGTGCATCTGAGTAGCAGACAGCCTATGCCCCCTGTCGTTCCCCGCGATCTCCAACCCCTTGATGCCTGTTTCCGTGGTCGGGACAAGGAGCTTAGCGAGTTAATGAAACAATTGCAGCCGGGCAAGGTTGCAGCGGTGTGCGGACCGGGCGGTATGGGGAAGTCTGCACTGGCGGCCCAAGCAGTGAACAGGCTGGAGAAAGACCGTTTCCCGGATGGCATTGTCTTTCATAGCTTCTATGGACATCCCGAAACAGAACAGGCCCTGCAAGCTGTCTGCACAGCCTTTCAGGTGGAAGCAAAGACGAGTCTTACAAGTACAGTGCGGCAGGTGCTCTCAGGTAAAAAAGCATTGCTCATCCTTGACGGGACAGAGGAGGCGGAAGACCTCAAGGCCGTGCTAGATCTGCGCAGTACTTGCGGGGTTCTTATCACCAGCCGGAAGCGGAGCGATGCGCCGGGCAGCCTGATTGAGGTCAAACGCCTGGACGAGCTGCCCGCTGCTGAGGCATTTCGCCTGTACAGCAACACAGCAGCAGATGAGACCACGGTACAGGCCGTCTGTGAGCAGCTGGGTGGCTGGCCCCTGGCCCTGCGGATTGCCGGGCATTATCTCCGCAGCACGGGGGAGAGCGCAGCAGACTATCTGCGCTGGCTGGAAAAGGAGCCGCTCAAGGAGTTGGGAGACGGGGAGCATCAGGAGGAGAATGCGGCCTTGCTGCTGCGGCGTAGCGTGGCACAGGTGAGTGAGGATGCTCGACTTGCGCTGGGTGTAGCAGGAACCTTGGCCTTTGCGCCGATAGCCCGTGAACCGGTGGCGGCTGTGCTTGAGGATGATGAACGCCGGGCACGGAAGGCGTTGGGTGAGCTGGTTAATTACGGGCTGCTGGAGACGAGGGAACAACGCTGGCAGGTAAGCCATGCGCTGGTGCATACCTACGCTCGTACTGAGCTAACTCTGAGCACTGAGATCGTGAAACGAATGGCTTGGTATTACATTCATTTTTGCGATATACAAAATAACTCTGGATTAGAAGGTTACGTTCAACTTGACAGGGAACGACTCCATTATCTGCGATTAATAAAAACCTGCCTGAATAGCAAGCTATGGCAGGAGGTACAAGGTTTGGTGCTGGTGATTCAAGAATATTTAGATCGACAGGGCTGGTGGACAGAGCGGCTGACGGCTTTAAAGATGTCTCTGACAGCGGCCCAACAGACATGTGATCGCAGTCATGAAGGAAGCTGTCTGAATGACTTGGGGTATACCTACGAGTTGTTAGGGAAAAATGACTTAGCTCTTGAGTGCTTTGAGCAATCTCTACGCATACATTGCGAGGTATGCAATAAAAAGGGAGAGAGCAGGGTGCTGAATAATATAGCTGGGATATACCGGCAACAAGGCAAGTGTAAACGGGCACTACAGTATTACAAACAAAGCCTGAGGATAGCGAGGGAGATTAACGATCTGAAGACGGAGGGCGCGACTCTGAACAATATCGCCACAGTTTATCATAAAAAAAGCTGCTATGAGCAAGCGTTGTGTTACTATCAGCAATGCTTATCTGTTATACGGCAGACTAGGGATAAGAAATTAGAAGGCGGACGTTTGAACAACATTGCAGCTATTTACTATGCACAGGGGAATTATGGTAAAGCGTTGGAGTATAACAAACAAAGTTTGGCTATCTGCCGCGAAGTAAGTGATCTATCAGGAGAGGCCGGAGCGTCTTGGTGGATCGGCCTCTCCTATAAAAACCTCGGCGACCTCGACAAGGCAGAGGAGTGCATAAACCAAGCTGTGCAGATTATGGAAACCATCGACCATCCTAAATTAGAGACATGCCGCAAGGAATTGGAGCAGGTGCAGGCGAAACGGCAAGGGGCGTAA